Proteins encoded within one genomic window of Paraglaciecola psychrophila 170:
- a CDS encoding TetR/AcrR family transcriptional regulator, which yields MVNNINNIKNKNILEAAIKLLSVHGTSVPTAKIAQHAAVSNGTLFNYYPTKQALLDGVYLSIKKEISTHVFNQVAKETKHIKDLILLLWQQFISWAMANPLKQQVASLLRSSLAISDEVRALVDDIFRFINIKLKEAQNNQIISDMPTEFLCEIAVAQMQATIQHARVNDFSQQQLSQLVQQSFEVYWNGIKT from the coding sequence TTGGTTAATAACATCAATAATATAAAAAATAAAAACATTCTTGAGGCGGCAATCAAGTTGTTGTCCGTTCACGGAACATCGGTTCCTACAGCCAAAATTGCGCAACACGCAGCGGTTTCAAATGGCACATTATTTAATTATTACCCAACCAAACAAGCGTTGTTAGACGGTGTTTATCTGTCGATTAAAAAAGAGATTTCAACCCATGTGTTCAACCAGGTTGCTAAGGAAACCAAACATATCAAAGATTTGATTTTGTTGCTGTGGCAGCAATTTATCTCTTGGGCTATGGCTAATCCGTTAAAACAACAAGTAGCCAGTTTACTCAGGTCTTCCTTAGCGATTTCTGATGAGGTTAGAGCATTAGTTGATGATATTTTTAGATTCATTAATATCAAACTGAAAGAAGCACAAAATAATCAAATTATTAGCGATATGCCGACTGAATTTCTGTGCGAAATTGCCGTTGCTCAAATGCAGGCAACGATACAGCACGCCAGAGTCAATGATTTTAGTCAACAACAGCTGAGCCAGCTAGTTCAGCAAAGTTTTGAAGTATATTGGAACGGTATTAAAACCTAA